GAGTTCGGGTCTTTTTCGAAGATTAGTCTTGCCAAACTTTTTTCCGGAATCTTTCTCTGCAAAATCCTAACCGTTTCCTCGTTGATTCTATCCTGCGTTATTCGCTTGAACCTTTTCTCTTCCTCCTCAGTAAGACCTCTGTATTCAAAGTATATGTTCAGCTCCCTCCTCTCCTCGTCGAAGTCCGCTATTTTTTCACTTAAAACGAAAAACTTCCTCTCCGGTGACTTTATGTTGCCCTTCTCCTCCTCTGCCTCCACAACTCTAAAGTTAACGGTCAACTCCTTAACCCTAAACGTGTACCTCCCGAAGCATTCGGTGGTTTTTACGTAATATTGATCCTTGTTTGCCCAGTAAAGCAAAACCTCCTCACCGTTGTAGGGAACGACGTACTTTTCATTCCTTCCGTATCTCCTTTTGCTTATGAAGTCGCCTTTGTCATAGTACCTTGAGAAGAACGTTATCAGATGATTGTAAACCTCCTTCTCCAGCTCTTCAGCCAATTTCAGCTGATTTTCAATTTCCTCAATTAAATCCTTCTCGATGAACCTTTCAATCTCCTCCCGCCTGTAGTTCATTATCCTGTAGATGCCAAAGTCCAGATCAGCATTCTCGAATTGAAACATTTCTCTTAAATTTGCCTTCAATTTCTCTTTCAGGTCGCTTTTGCCCTCCATACTACCCATCCCTTAGTCTTTAGTCTTATTATCCTACCACCCATTCATTTTTGAGCGTATCGGTTTCGTGTTCGAGATGTGATATCCCGAATTAATTTCACTCCTCAAACAACCACCTCCCGTACTCAAACACCCTTTCAGCAGGTAGCTTCCTCAAAAAGGCCTGATAGGGAGTCTCCAATTCGTCGAAATTCAGGCTCATGTGAGGCTTAACGTAATTGTACCAATAAATGAACTCATCCAAAGAATCAAACAGATGGATCTTCTGCTCCATCAAACCAAAGAACCTCTCTATCTTTCCATTCGTTTGTGGATGGTTTATTCTGGCAAGAACATGCCTTACTCCATTCTCGGCCAAAAACTCCCTGAATCTATGCTTGGCCTTCTCTCTGCTTTTAGCTGCAACAAACTGAGTTCCGTGATCTGTGAGGATCTCATCCGGAATGCCATACTCCCTGAATCCCACTTTCAGGACTCTAATCGTGTTCTCAGTCGTAGCTGAATCGAAGACTCCGTAACAAGTAATAAAGCGGGAAGCATCATCCATGAAGGCTATAATCCATTTCTCTCCAAGCCTCTTCCAGTCTCCCTGCCATAAAGACATTGAGTGGGTTCTTTCGTATCTAACCCATTTCCTTCGTTTCTTCTTGCTCATGTTCTCCTCCACCAAACCGTGTTTGAGTAAAACTTTGTAGATTGTATTATGGGAGATGTGGATGCCGTAATCCCTTTCTATCAGCTTTTCAAGAGGTACTGGGCTGAGTCTGTATTTTTTGTAAGCTTGCAGGATTATTTTTTCTGTTTCCTCGTCTATTTCCTTGGGCTTTCTTCCCGGTTGTTTCAGTTCTGGAATCTGGCCAGTTTCCTCATATTGTTTTTTAAGCTGGTAGATTCTTCTTGGTGTAACTCTCATCACAGCGGCTATTTCCTTTACTGGAGCTCCCTTGTCAAGCTGTCTGATTATCCACCTGATCTTTTTGTTCGTTAGTTTTCTCACATGAAGTGGGTGTTTAGTAGTGAAATAATTTAGGGATACTACACAAAAAAGCAACAACGAAAGGCTTATTAAACAAGGGACGAAAAGGCTATCAAGCGCCGATGGTGTAGCCTGGTAACACAGGGGCTTGCCGAGCCCCTGCCCCGGGTTCAAATCCCGGTCGGCGCATAGCACTTTTTTAAAAGATGCTGAATTAAAAACTATATTAAAAATAAAAATCAAACATTAAACTCAACATTGTCCAAGCTCTCAAGCTCCTGGAGAAGCTGCTCAAGCTCCTGTAGGTCCTTTGTTATGTTGACGTCTTCTATTATTTGTTCCGTTTGCTGCTCTGTTGGAGTAACTTGAGGGGTTGTTTGAGGTGCGGGTTGATGTTCCACTTGCTTTCCCTGGCAGCCTGCAAAGAGTAAAGCCGCGAGGAGCAGTGCAACAAATGCAATTCTTGACCTCATGGCTCATCACCCGAATGTGACAGTTTCACTGCCCTCGAATTCAATTTCGTCAGTCACCGGCCCTGTTGGTGTCTGCTTAACCCTGTAGTATCCCTCTCCATTCAGCACAAGCTCACCGCTGCCATGAGCAAGGATTCTGAACTCTCCCTGGCCGCTCGCAGTGAAGTTGCCCTTTGCCACTATCATCTTAACTCCGGGAGTGTCAACCTTTGTAACTATAACCTCTTCCGGAATCGTGACGTTTCCTTCGCCCTTGATCTGCACCATGCTGAAGTTGCCGCTCAGCTCAAAGGAGCCATTTACGTGTGCGTAGACGAATCCGGTGTGGTACTCCGGTCTTGCCTCCCTCGCCAGCTCCTTTACGATTTCAAAGGCCTCCCTGAAGAGCTGGTTTACTTCCCTCACCTTCTCCGCAAACTCTGGTGTACCCACGTAGCTCTCTAGCTCGTCCACAGCTTCCTCAATTTCGCTTATTTTCGCATCCAGTTCACTTACGTCTACTCCAGCAGCCTCAAGTCTGTCTCTTACCTGTATCAGCCTTTCGAGGATTTGATCGTACTTCTCAATTACGTATTCGTGCGCTGCAGACCTCATCTCCTGTCTAAGCTCTCCCCACATCCCTTTGATTTCCATGGCAACTTCCCTAAGTTCTGTGTAGTTCTGGGAAGCGTTTATTTCATCTTCAATTTCGTTCAGCCTGTTCTCTATTTCCTGGAGTTTGTTCATCAGTCTCTCCTTGGTCTCATTTCCAACGTTCATGTTTTGGACTCTCATCTGGACTCTTTCCACCCACCTCTTGGCCATCTCAACCCATGCCTGCAGGTGCTTTTTCCACGCCTCAAACCTCTTTTCCTCTGCCTGCTTCCTTGCCTCCTCTATCTTCTGCCTTGTCTGGTTGAACCATTCCTTAGCCTTTTGGAATCCTCTCTCCGCATTTTCGAAGCTTGGCTTTCCGTCACCGACCTGGGGCTTTTCCTGCTGCCACGGTGATGCTGCCGATGCTACCGACACCAGCAGTATCATCAAGATTCCCATTCCCAGTAAATTCCATCTCATTTTCACCACCTCAACCCTAAGTTGGTTTCGGAATTTATAAGGAAACTTTCGTTCTTATGGTTCAAAAAAGCCCGCAAAATGGATTTAAAGCTTTACGAAGCTTTAGGATACTTCAGAACAGTTAAAAATCGTAGGAGGGGAGTAATTTTTCAAACTCTCCTCCTCAGTGCAATGGTTACGGCAATGGCGATGATTGTAGCGAGAGCTTCAAATCCCGGAGTGGGCTTTTCGGGAAGATGGGGATGGGGAATAGGGGCACCTTTGCTTGCAGCGAGAACGAAAACTCCACTCTCGTTTGAGCTGTAGCTGAGGGGCATGAACTCACTGCCGTTGTAGTAATCTGAAGCCAGCTTCAGTTGAGCTCCATCAAAGCGGTATATAGCTAAGGTCTTTTCAAAATCCTCAGACTCCTCCAAGTTAAGCTCAAAATACACCGATCCCTTACCATCGTAAATGCTGGGATTGATTGTAACATTCAGGATGCTGCCATACTGAACAAACCCATCGGGCATCTTTAAATTGACAACGGAAATCTGGAAGTTCTCTCCCGAAACATTGACGCCATCAAAAACGTATGTGTTGCTTAGAGAGGCATCGTCAACAGCATACACTCCCCTCACATCATTTTTGCCCACAATCAGCCTGCTTTCTGACATGGCATGGATGAAAGCATCTCCATCGAACCTGCAATTTTCAATTAGATTTTCCTCCCCTCCGTTCAGCTCAATCCCATTACTTGTGTTGATTTCAAGATTTCTCAGCTTAACACCTCTTGAGGACTCCGCAGCAATGGCTATTGCTCCGCCCTCAAAACTGCTGTTTTCAATTTCCAAGGACGAGTCCTCCAAGCTCACCCCAGTGAAAAATCCGCTGAAGGAGAGCCCTTCAAGCCTCCCACTGCCAATACTGAAGGCTTTAATTCCTTCAAAGTTATTAAAAAAGCTGGATTTCTTTATTGAAAGGTTGTTTACGAATCTGATCTCCATTCCAACGCTCCCGTTTTTGATTTCCACACCCTCAAGGGAGAAGCTGTCAACGCCGAAAACCGATATTACTGGAAGATGTCTGAACTCAGGCTCGATAACTGCGCCATCCCCCAAAATCCTCAGCGACTTCTGTATTACTAAATTTTCTCTGTAAATGCCCGATTCGATTAAAATTGTATCGCCGTTGGTTGAGGCTGCTATTGCATCGCTGATTGTTGTAAAATCGCACTGACCGCAAACCCTTAGGGTTGCAGCCGATACCTGCGGTGTTGCTGCAAGCAGTATCAGCATGACGAAAAGAAGCCTCATTTTTTCACCACCCGAATTTCAATGTTCCCTTCGTAGGTGACATCACGGCTTCCGGTGTAGCTGCGGGTCATCTGGCATTCGCGGTATCCACAATCCCATGTGTAGCTGGTGGATGAGGGAGTAGAGCGTTTTACATTATACTGCCCTCTCACTTCCTCCCATCTGTCCTCTCCAACTTTCTCAAGGATTATGCATCCCCAGAAGGGGTTTTTATCTGTTACAGACGGGTATGTTTCTACCCACACATTCTGAACTTCAGCAAAATTACCCTCGTGGCAGCCCTCTCTCAAATTCGTAGGATTGGTTTCCGGATTCCCGTCATACTGGCAGCCTCCAGAATCGCTGTAAGAGTATGTCTCGCTACCGCTCCCCTTCGAAGAGCTCCATGAGACAGTACTCACACTGCTGTATGTGTGGCTGTCAGAGCCTTTCATGCTGAAGCTAAGAGGGACTGGCGCTATGCAAACAAGCAAATCTCCGCTTGGGGTTTCGTAAACCATTTCAGTTTTCACATCTCCAACATGAGCCGACACCGTTCCGGAGAAGGAGCCCTGAGAACTCGATGACGAACTCACACTATTATCGCAAAAGCTGCTACTACCTCCTCCGCTATTTTCGCTGTTGTAGAACTTGGATTGTATGAATGTGGCGGTTGTCCGCTCATCTTCTCCACCCTGCTTCCATGTAGTCTGGGAGGTGAAGAAGTAAGAGTGTCCGCGAGCCTCATTCAGTGTTTTTGAATAACTTCCGCTATCAGTCTCCCAGTGACATTCTGAATCATCAGGGCAGCACAGGGCTTGCATTGAATGAGATAGCTCCTCAGTTCCGGATAAACTCGTCACCGAAATCGCAGACCACTTGATGAATAATGTGAATTCCTTTTCTTTCACCTTTATGCTCGCTGAATCCCTCACCACTCCGAGTTCGCTTCTATACTCAAAACTCATTCTTGCAAGCCCCTCCTTCTCCCCGGCAGTATATTTCAGCTTGGCAACACCGTTTTCATCAGTTACGGGATTTCCGGAGGCATCTAACACCCCCGCAGGAGTTAGCCTGCCGTCAAGAAGCTGATTTCTGCCCACCACTATGGATTTTCCGGCTAAGGGCTCTCTCTCCCCCTTTTCGTTTTCCCTGTAGAGGCTGACCTCCACGAAGGTTGAGTGTCTTGGGAGTATCTCCCTCTCAGCCTTCACGTCCATCTTCACACCATTTATTTTGATTACCGCGACAGCAGTAGCTTTTTTCATCCCCCTGCCGAAGGTTACAACTTTAACCAAATCCTCTCCGGCCTCTATGCCTTCTTTGAGCGTGTATTTCGCCACAGCAGTCCCCCCCTCGATCCCCTCTCCAGCTGTTCTCGTATCTCCAATGACCCACTGGTTGGAGCTAACAATCTCCCCCTCCGTTGAGACTTTCGTAGCTTCCCAATCTGCCCTCACGACTCCCCTTTCCGTTTCCTTCTGGAAGTAAACCTCCTGCCTCCTCAGCACGTTGCCGAGAGATTCGCTGATCCAGACCGCAGGTTTTCCTCTGCAGTCTGTAACCTTTGCGTAGATGGTGGCCTCTCTGCTCTCTTCCGAATCAGGTGAAACCGAGTCAGGGACAACCTTGATCTCTATCCTCGGATCTCTCGGCGGAACTGGTCTCTTCATCTCAAAATCGTCAATTATCTGCCTTAAATCGCCAGTCCTCTGAATTATCAGCCCCACATTGTCCAGAGGATTGCTAACTTCGGTCACATAGTAGTAAGTTTCAGGAAGTATCGTGCGCTGGGGAAACTCCTGCAGGTCTGCGGTGATGTGGTAGTAATGCATGTCCCCACCAATTTTTATAACGTAGAAGTAATCCGGCATGCCGGGATTTCTTAAAGCGGTTTCCGCCTGATTCAGAACCTCAATTAGATCGTTGACGCTGTAAACCTCCACTTCAGGAGACGTGCTCCTCACGAACTCCGTCGCTCTTGCCGCCAGAAAACTGCTGATTTTAGCTTTGTCAGCTTCTTCAAAGCCCTCAATCCCGTAAAGGAGCTTAATGTCATCTCTGAGCATGTCCAACGCAGTGTCGTCCAGAACTACGGCAACACCGACCTTCGGCTTGGAGCATGCGCTAATCCCCTCAAGCCTTATGTATTTTTCAGAAATTTTCTCCACCAGATTTCTTCCTTCCAATCCCCACATCTCAAGCCCGGAAGAGCTCCTTTCATACAGGAACTCAAGCTCAAGGTTTCTCGTAACCTTTCTGCCACAATCAGCAGAAATCAGCGTTAGCGGTATTCGGTAAACCTTCCCGCTTCCGCTGTAAGCCTCCCCCGTCAGGTAGTATTTTCCGGGCTTTATTGTGAAGCTGTAGTCGTAGTGGTTTCCGCTGATTTCCATTTCCTCGAAATCCATGGTGTAGAAGTCTATCAGCCTGATTCTGCTAAGCACGATTGGAGAGGTGTCATCGGTATATCTGAGATACGTCCCCTCCACAGTGGAATCTTTGAAGCAGACGTGGAAGGTTGTGATGTCGTCATCCAGAAGCTCTCCTGATTCGTTGTAAAGGCTGCTCCTCAGGATGTATGTGCCCTCTGTCCAGTCTGCGACAATTTCGTTAAGTGCAACGAAGTAGTCGGAGTGAATTGGGGCGTAATTTTTAATCTCAGGCTCTTCGGAAAGCACTGGGAGGTATATTCGGTCACCATCCGGGCTTTCCAGCGAGACCATCAGCGTTCCATTCTTCTGGCTACCCGTAAGCATGTGCTCAACCAGAATCTCCTGCCCCCTGCTGAAAACATCCCTGTTAACGTAGAGCTTCACTGAAACTTTCTGGCTGTGGTAGATTTTTTCGGTTGAGACGGAAACTTTTTTGCCATAGCTGTCAACAATTTTCCCCACCAGCAGGTAAGTGCCCTCTTCCATGCCGTCAAAATCAAGCGTTGACGGAAGCTTTCCGTAGTAGCTTAATTTCAGATACCTGCCATCAATCGGCCTCTCCTCTTCGCTCCAGTCGGGATAGTAGAGCTTTCTGCCCAGAGGTGTGAGCAGATAAACGTAGCCCTCGTAACCCTCGCTTGCACCATCAACTTTCAAGTAAGCTTGCATAGTCTCGTTCGCTGAAATCGCCCTGTCGAAGGTGAAAACGGTTATCTGGGGGAAGGTGACGTTCTGGTTGGGTATGAGAGTAACGTTCCTCACAACCCAGCCTTCCTCGCCCCCACTCTCAGCGTTCTCGGAGATGAACGAAATTATGTTCTCAACATCCGCACTGACGTTTGAGATGGGCACCTCGTAAACCTGGTATGACTGGGTTGGAGTGAATGAGAAGACCATTCCTCCCTGAAGGTCGTTATACTGCATGACGCCATCCCTGTAGAACTGGTTTACGTGGACGTCAATTCTGGCGTCTCCTTTAGCTTCAAACTGCAGGATGTAATCGCAATCTCTGCCAAAGAAGGAGAAGGCAACATCCTCCACGAACCTTGGAGTGGTTTCTGTTCCCGCGATGCTGACCTCTCCGAGAGCTAAGGGAACTATTTTGAACTCGACCTCCCCTCTGCCCTTCTTGCCGTAATAGTCCTCTCCGTTGACGATGATTCTGTGCTCGCCAAGAGAGAGGCGTGTGAGCTTAACGCTTCCAGAGGTGGCAAAGAGTGGGATGTCTATTCTCTCAGCACTTCCATCATCAAGGATGAAAGACGCCCTCGCCAGAGGAACGGTGGAGACGAAGTTTAAATCAAGCTCCCTTTCCACATACTCCTCGTTTTTCGGATTGATGATTTTAATCTCAAACTCAGGCTCAACAACCTCTTCCAGCGGTGGGGGTGATTTGACACCTCCTCCACCACCACCTGCTCCACCACCCGCTCCTCCCCCAGAAGAGATGCTGATGGAGAAGTTCACGATGGTGGAGTTGAGGTTCCCAGCAGTGTCGTTGACGTAAACCCTGAGATTGTAGTTTCCGTTGCTCAATCCGCTGATGGTGGTGTTCGGGGTGAAGGTTACGTTGGCTCCTGAGTTAAGGCTATACCACCACCTGTCAACATCGGGGTCGGGGGAGTAAACCTCAAGGTAAACGTAGTTGGCTGAATAGGTTCTGCCCTCCACTGGAGAAACAACGTAAATCGCCGGAGCCCTGAAGTCCGGGTTGGGGTTTGTTAAGGGGTGGTAATCTCCCCCGTTCTGAATGTTACCGCCGGAATTGTATGGCAGAAGAGTATCGCCTAAGCCATCTCCACCTGCAACATCCTCTCCCGCATAGTCGTGCCAGTAGTTGCCCCCAAGATAGGGCCCGCCAATTATGTTCTCATCTGCTGTTGGGGTGACGTTCCATCGGTTGTTTCCGGTGTCGTAGGCATTGACGGAGTGGTTGAAGAAGTAGTTGTTGTAAATCAGGTTGCCTGAGGATGAGGTGGAGTGGATGCCGTATTTCTGTCCTCCCCTCCATGCGCCATGTATTGGGACTTTTTTAGCTTTGATGTAGCTGGAGGTTATTGTGTTGCCCTCAGATTCGTAAAGCTTGACTCCGCTCCCTCCTGAGTAGCAGTCGTCTGCAATTGGTGAGAACTCAATGTAGGGCCCGTTGTCTGTTATGTTTGCCCCTCTTACAGTATTGTTGCTGGAGTAGCTGAACTCTATCCCGTAGCACCAGTTTGAGTTGATTTCCGACTTCTCAACCGCCACATTCTCGGATTTTCCAAGAAATACTCCCGCTGCCTCGTTCCTGTCACCGTTCCACTCGAAGGTGGAGTTGGTGATGGTTATGTTGCTTGAGTAGTATGCGGCCAGCCCGGCGAGGTGGTTGTAGTATGCCCCAACGGATTCTATGGCTGAGTGAGAGGTGTTGTAGAGTATTATTCCGTGTGAGTTGGAGGATAAACCAAGATTTTTCAGCGTGATATTTTTGCAGTTGGCGCATGCAAAAAATCCGACGGGAGGATTGGCAGAGTGGTCTAAAACCAGATCAGAAGCATTTTTGAGGAAGTAAATCGCCCCTCCGGTAACAACATTGGAAGTGTCTATGTCGTGGTTGAAGTCCTCAAAA
The nucleotide sequence above comes from Archaeoglobus fulgidus DSM 4304. Encoded proteins:
- a CDS encoding NosD domain-containing protein → MSTNALNTCDFSVVSERSVNLRILGFLGILLVMLIIPVHGAVIVVPDNKTIQEVIDSASDGDTVVVRDGVYSVYLNITKSITLRSENGTANCILEASTNDDVIEVHADFVTITGFTIRNGNDDGVDVEPLNGDPSDHVNISNNVFYNLYGGIQIEDSNYTVVRDNNITAVETGVYIYGSSYFNTIVNNTIRDATSYGINMGSGRESEIYLNRFINNSVNARDCGRNHWNSTEMHQYAYQGNVFTNYTGNYWDDYVGADSNGDGIGDTPYNISSEWCGEEGGGADGGRGGGGIPLPIGGSGSASQSKDYYPMLFETLQPPAISNVRVSDVTNSSATIRWDVSLAANNRVLFSTNSDLSSPQWSAWDNSTDSPMITLSGLSAGTAYYFSVYSFRPDNASLYSNSSIMSFTTIRNPKTWYVDDDGQNCSADFASIQDAVNASIDGDTIVVCNGTYVENIVVNRTLNITGMGNPVVEANNSGSGFTLKSNGNIIQGFTIKNASYGECYGYVKHGGIKVGYTTYEITGLGDCTQITDFESTDNVIRNNRFVNGGVVLVKGYISSGSNRNTITGNIFESSMVTIEQSSYNEISFNTFLNQTSYGYIVVEGAQYRKASHNTIHGNRFVKYYQSTMPAIWIKSYADYTNISGNILEGYGGIAVSSNGCVIADNIINGFTPILEDDDGIKLNHVSNCILVNNTVNQKYAGVKIDTSSMSAFSTNITMRDNSLLQNTYDFYFDAGEIGDYEIAPVFEDFNHDIDTSNVVTGGAIYFLKNASDLVLDHSANPPVGFFACANCKNITLKNLGLSSNSHGIILYNTSHSAIESVGAYYNHLAGLAAYYSSNITITNSTFEWNGDRNEAAGVFLGKSENVAVEKSEINSNWCYGIEFSYSSNNTVRGANITDNGPYIEFSPIADDCYSGGSGVKLYESEGNTITSSYIKAKKVPIHGAWRGGQKYGIHSTSSSGNLIYNNYFFNHSVNAYDTGNNRWNVTPTADENIIGGPYLGGNYWHDYAGEDVAGGDGLGDTLLPYNSGGNIQNGGDYHPLTNPNPDFRAPAIYVVSPVEGRTYSANYVYLEVYSPDPDVDRWWYSLNSGANVTFTPNTTISGLSNGNYNLRVYVNDTAGNLNSTIVNFSISISSGGGAGGGAGGGGGGVKSPPPLEEVVEPEFEIKIINPKNEEYVERELDLNFVSTVPLARASFILDDGSAERIDIPLFATSGSVKLTRLSLGEHRIIVNGEDYYGKKGRGEVEFKIVPLALGEVSIAGTETTPRFVEDVAFSFFGRDCDYILQFEAKGDARIDVHVNQFYRDGVMQYNDLQGGMVFSFTPTQSYQVYEVPISNVSADVENIISFISENAESGGEEGWVVRNVTLIPNQNVTFPQITVFTFDRAISANETMQAYLKVDGASEGYEGYVYLLTPLGRKLYYPDWSEEERPIDGRYLKLSYYGKLPSTLDFDGMEEGTYLLVGKIVDSYGKKVSVSTEKIYHSQKVSVKLYVNRDVFSRGQEILVEHMLTGSQKNGTLMVSLESPDGDRIYLPVLSEEPEIKNYAPIHSDYFVALNEIVADWTEGTYILRSSLYNESGELLDDDITTFHVCFKDSTVEGTYLRYTDDTSPIVLSRIRLIDFYTMDFEEMEISGNHYDYSFTIKPGKYYLTGEAYSGSGKVYRIPLTLISADCGRKVTRNLELEFLYERSSSGLEMWGLEGRNLVEKISEKYIRLEGISACSKPKVGVAVVLDDTALDMLRDDIKLLYGIEGFEEADKAKISSFLAARATEFVRSTSPEVEVYSVNDLIEVLNQAETALRNPGMPDYFYVIKIGGDMHYYHITADLQEFPQRTILPETYYYVTEVSNPLDNVGLIIQRTGDLRQIIDDFEMKRPVPPRDPRIEIKVVPDSVSPDSEESREATIYAKVTDCRGKPAVWISESLGNVLRRQEVYFQKETERGVVRADWEATKVSTEGEIVSSNQWVIGDTRTAGEGIEGGTAVAKYTLKEGIEAGEDLVKVVTFGRGMKKATAVAVIKINGVKMDVKAEREILPRHSTFVEVSLYRENEKGEREPLAGKSIVVGRNQLLDGRLTPAGVLDASGNPVTDENGVAKLKYTAGEKEGLARMSFEYRSELGVVRDSASIKVKEKEFTLFIKWSAISVTSLSGTEELSHSMQALCCPDDSECHWETDSGSYSKTLNEARGHSYFFTSQTTWKQGGEDERTTATFIQSKFYNSENSGGGSSSFCDNSVSSSSSSQGSFSGTVSAHVGDVKTEMVYETPSGDLLVCIAPVPLSFSMKGSDSHTYSSVSTVSWSSSKGSGSETYSYSDSGGCQYDGNPETNPTNLREGCHEGNFAEVQNVWVETYPSVTDKNPFWGCIILEKVGEDRWEEVRGQYNVKRSTPSSTSYTWDCGYRECQMTRSYTGSRDVTYEGNIEIRVVKK
- a CDS encoding right-handed parallel beta-helix repeat-containing protein is translated as MRLLFVMLILLAATPQVSAATLRVCGQCDFTTISDAIAASTNGDTILIESGIYRENLVIQKSLRILGDGAVIEPEFRHLPVISVFGVDSFSLEGVEIKNGSVGMEIRFVNNLSIKKSSFFNNFEGIKAFSIGSGRLEGLSFSGFFTGVSLEDSSLEIENSSFEGGAIAIAAESSRGVKLRNLEINTSNGIELNGGEENLIENCRFDGDAFIHAMSESRLIVGKNDVRGVYAVDDASLSNTYVFDGVNVSGENFQISVVNLKMPDGFVQYGSILNVTINPSIYDGKGSVYFELNLEESEDFEKTLAIYRFDGAQLKLASDYYNGSEFMPLSYSSNESGVFVLAASKGAPIPHPHLPEKPTPGFEALATIIAIAVTIALRRRV
- a CDS encoding IS481-like element ISA0963-3 family transposase, encoding MRKLTNKKIRWIIRQLDKGAPVKEIAAVMRVTPRRIYQLKKQYEETGQIPELKQPGRKPKEIDEETEKIILQAYKKYRLSPVPLEKLIERDYGIHISHNTIYKVLLKHGLVEENMSKKKRRKWVRYERTHSMSLWQGDWKRLGEKWIIAFMDDASRFITCYGVFDSATTENTIRVLKVGFREYGIPDEILTDHGTQFVAAKSREKAKHRFREFLAENGVRHVLARINHPQTNGKIERFFGLMEQKIHLFDSLDEFIYWYNYVKPHMSLNFDELETPYQAFLRKLPAERVFEYGRWLFEE